The following proteins come from a genomic window of Pseudomonadota bacterium:
- a CDS encoding sulfatase-like hydrolase/transferase gives MTQRPNFLFIITDQHRADHLGCYGNPIVRTPHIDSIATHGTRWNRFYVANPICMPNRASIMTGRMCSLHGARHNGIPLSKDHTTFVELLRDAGYRTGLIGKSHLQSFTGLPATNTYQPAADKTTPSPCLRDAIKRNRHGAEYDLEVAPNWHTPLAERMDTHFYGFDHVEVAADHGDQACGDYALWAREQRADFDELVGPDNALPDNRINAPQAWRTAVPESLYSTTWVADRSEAWLRDRVEDDAPFFLQMSFPDPHHPFTPPGKYWDLYNPDDIPLPVSFGKGDLPPLQAMRAAREDGTAKRTSQDPFAVTADEAREITALTYGLITMVDDAIGRVLARLRALGLAENTVVVFTSDHGDYMGDHGLMLKLLLHYQGLIRVPFIWHDPTAPSRAAEDNALASSIDIASTVLTRAGVQGYNGLQGRDLFNSTPPEAIIVEEDSQRVMTGFDRPQRVRTVVTERHRMSLREGEDWDELYDLVDDPDEIHNRFDDPAAASVRHALTEAMLRRTIELQDRSPLPAYRA, from the coding sequence ATGACCCAACGCCCGAACTTCCTCTTCATCATCACCGACCAGCACCGCGCCGATCACCTCGGCTGCTACGGCAACCCCATTGTGCGCACACCGCACATCGACAGCATTGCCACCCACGGCACACGGTGGAACCGCTTCTACGTGGCCAACCCGATCTGCATGCCCAACCGGGCGTCGATCATGACCGGACGCATGTGTTCTCTGCACGGCGCACGGCACAACGGCATCCCGCTTTCGAAGGACCACACGACTTTCGTGGAACTGTTGCGCGACGCAGGCTACCGCACCGGCTTGATCGGCAAGTCACACTTGCAGAGTTTCACCGGCTTGCCAGCCACCAACACCTACCAACCGGCAGCCGACAAGACCACGCCGTCTCCGTGTCTGCGCGACGCGATCAAGCGCAACCGGCACGGCGCGGAGTACGACCTCGAAGTCGCGCCGAACTGGCACACGCCGCTGGCCGAGCGAATGGACACGCATTTCTACGGTTTTGACCACGTCGAAGTCGCAGCCGACCACGGCGATCAGGCCTGCGGCGACTACGCCCTCTGGGCGCGCGAGCAACGGGCCGACTTCGACGAGCTGGTCGGCCCGGACAACGCGCTGCCGGACAACCGGATCAACGCACCGCAGGCCTGGCGCACTGCTGTGCCGGAGTCGCTGTACTCGACCACGTGGGTCGCCGACCGCTCCGAGGCGTGGCTGCGCGATCGTGTCGAGGACGACGCGCCGTTCTTCCTGCAGATGTCCTTCCCCGACCCCCACCACCCGTTCACACCGCCGGGTAAATACTGGGACTTGTACAACCCGGACGACATCCCCTTGCCAGTGTCGTTCGGCAAGGGCGACCTGCCGCCATTGCAGGCGATGCGCGCCGCGCGCGAAGACGGCACGGCCAAGCGCACCTCACAAGACCCGTTCGCCGTAACGGCAGACGAGGCACGGGAGATCACCGCGCTCACCTACGGGCTGATCACCATGGTCGACGACGCCATCGGGCGGGTGCTCGCGCGGCTGAGGGCGCTCGGGCTCGCGGAGAACACCGTCGTGGTGTTTACATCCGACCACGGGGACTACATGGGTGACCACGGCCTGATGCTGAAGCTGCTGTTGCACTACCAGGGCCTGATCCGCGTGCCGTTCATCTGGCACGACCCGACGGCCCCAAGCCGGGCAGCTGAGGACAATGCCCTTGCGTCGTCAATCGACATCGCCAGCACGGTGCTCACACGCGCAGGCGTACAAGGCTACAACGGTCTGCAGGGACGCGATCTGTTCAACAGCACGCCGCCCGAGGCCATCATTGTCGAAGAGGACAGCCAACGCGTGATGACCGGCTTTGACCGCCCTCAGCGGGTGCGAACGGTGGTGACCGAACGCCACCGCATGTCGCTTCGCGAGGGCGAAGACTGGGATGAGCTGTACGACCTCGTCGACGACCCGGACGAAATCCACAACCGCTTCGACGACCCGGCCGCCGCCAGTGTACGGCACGCCCTCACCGAGGCCATGCTACGCCGGACCATAGAACTGCAAGACCGGTCGCCGCTGCCTGCCTACCGCGCCTGA
- a CDS encoding arylsulfotransferase family protein has translation MRIRHTGVLYDDPDRSTPGYVLICPVDGDRAFLLDPAGEVAHSWHTQRGMTNWAYLLPTGNLVVNERCVEPKGVALTVSGQISEYTPSGRCVWRHVDPYQHHDARRLDDGAVYAAFLEISEAEQRAIPGGIPGSEANGGPFSEVIRQVNAAGEVVWEWDFRELGPASHPIYRNGNRWSYGHTNTVCPLDGERYLVSCKNLNLLFIVERASGKVVWEHQDDAMSGQHDAQMLDNGHILVFCNGAYQGDLHHSQVWEIDPDTHTVVWRYTAPDDMTSFFSPHMSGAQRLPSGNTLICEGNKGCLFEVTPAGETVREFVSPHFVHGTQFGRINWLFRARWYAPESSEVRAVLGARNAS, from the coding sequence ATGCGCATTCGCCACACCGGCGTGTTGTACGACGACCCCGACCGGTCCACGCCGGGCTACGTGTTGATCTGTCCGGTCGACGGTGACCGGGCCTTCCTCTTGGACCCGGCGGGCGAGGTGGCGCACAGTTGGCATACCCAGCGCGGCATGACCAACTGGGCGTACCTGTTGCCAACTGGCAACCTCGTCGTCAACGAGCGCTGCGTCGAACCCAAGGGTGTCGCCCTGACGGTGAGCGGCCAGATCAGCGAGTACACCCCGTCGGGCAGGTGCGTCTGGCGGCACGTCGACCCGTACCAGCACCACGACGCCCGGCGCCTCGACGACGGCGCGGTCTACGCGGCCTTTCTTGAGATCAGCGAGGCCGAACAGCGCGCGATCCCCGGTGGCATCCCGGGTTCGGAAGCGAACGGCGGGCCGTTCAGCGAGGTCATTCGCCAGGTCAACGCCGCGGGTGAGGTGGTGTGGGAGTGGGACTTCCGTGAGCTCGGGCCCGCGTCGCACCCGATCTACCGCAACGGCAACCGCTGGAGCTACGGCCACACCAACACGGTGTGCCCGCTCGACGGCGAGCGCTACCTCGTGAGCTGCAAGAACCTCAACCTGCTTTTCATCGTCGAGCGCGCCTCGGGCAAGGTGGTCTGGGAACACCAGGACGACGCCATGAGCGGCCAGCACGATGCGCAGATGCTGGACAACGGGCACATCCTCGTCTTCTGCAACGGCGCGTACCAGGGCGACCTGCACCACAGCCAGGTCTGGGAAATCGACCCGGACACTCACACCGTGGTGTGGCGTTACACCGCACCCGACGACATGACGTCGTTCTTCTCGCCGCACATGTCAGGGGCCCAGCGTCTGCCGTCCGGCAACACGCTGATCTGCGAGGGCAACAAGGGCTGCCTGTTCGAAGTGACGCCCGCGGGTGAGACGGTGCGCGAGTTCGTGAGCCCGCACTTCGTCCACGGCACGCAGTTCGGCCGCATCAACTGGCTGTTCCGCGCGCGGTGGTACGCGCCGGAGTCCTCCGAGGTGCGCGCGGTTCTGGGCGCGCGCAACGCCAGCTGA
- a CDS encoding cytochrome P450, which yields MAKPAPLDTDITLAQLDRDPFPIYRRLRAETPVLRVQATGRTLLTKAADTRYVKDNPSLFSSNDPNTPMKRAFRAHTLMRKDGDAHRRERNAMMRTFHPAVIRDDWGPRYEAIAEAYVSRLPRGEVVDLFPALSGPYAARGLAALLGIEEASDDEMQRWSQALIDGAGNFGWRDEVFARSDTANDEMDALFDSVQARHTASPNHSAFSVMLNADDPIPQSQIYANIKIAIGGGINEPRDALNTILFGLLTHPDQLDAVKRQGDWAKAFEEGIRWVAPISVSSRLVTEDTEISGCFIPKGDTVMTVQASANRDEDLYDDGEAFNVYRDKQPHQAFGNGPHFCQGTHVARRAIAQIMLPMLFDRFPNLSLPDPDAVEWRGFGFHGVTNLPVKLA from the coding sequence ATGGCCAAACCCGCCCCACTCGACACCGACATCACGCTGGCGCAACTCGACCGGGACCCGTTCCCGATCTACCGCCGGCTGCGTGCCGAAACCCCGGTGCTGAGGGTGCAGGCCACCGGGCGCACCTTGCTGACCAAGGCCGCTGACACCCGCTACGTGAAGGACAACCCGTCGCTGTTCAGCTCGAACGACCCGAACACCCCGATGAAACGCGCGTTCCGGGCGCACACGTTGATGCGCAAGGACGGCGACGCGCACCGCCGAGAGCGCAACGCCATGATGCGAACCTTCCACCCCGCCGTGATTCGGGACGACTGGGGTCCGCGCTACGAGGCGATTGCCGAGGCGTACGTCTCTCGCCTACCCCGTGGCGAGGTGGTCGACCTGTTCCCGGCGCTCTCGGGGCCCTACGCCGCGCGGGGCCTCGCCGCGCTGCTCGGCATCGAGGAAGCCAGTGACGACGAGATGCAACGCTGGTCGCAGGCGTTGATCGACGGCGCCGGCAATTTCGGCTGGCGAGACGAGGTCTTTGCGCGCTCGGACACGGCCAACGACGAGATGGACGCGCTGTTCGATTCAGTGCAAGCCCGCCACACCGCATCGCCGAACCACTCGGCATTCTCGGTCATGCTGAACGCTGACGACCCGATTCCGCAATCGCAGATCTACGCAAACATCAAGATCGCCATCGGCGGCGGCATCAACGAGCCGCGCGACGCCCTCAACACCATCCTGTTCGGTCTGCTGACCCACCCGGATCAACTCGATGCGGTCAAGCGCCAGGGCGACTGGGCAAAGGCCTTTGAGGAGGGTATCCGCTGGGTAGCACCGATCTCGGTGTCCTCGCGCCTGGTGACCGAAGACACCGAGATCAGCGGGTGTTTCATTCCGAAGGGGGACACCGTCATGACGGTCCAGGCCAGTGCGAACCGCGACGAGGACCTCTACGACGACGGCGAAGCCTTCAACGTCTACCGCGACAAACAGCCCCACCAGGCGTTCGGCAACGGGCCGCACTTCTGCCAGGGCACCCACGTCGCCCGGCGCGCAATTGCCCAGATCATGCTGCCGATGCTGTTCGACCGCTTTCCGAACCTGAGTCTGCCGGACCCCGACGCCGTCGAGTGGCGTGGTTTCGGGTTTCACGGTGTGACCAACCTGCCCGTCAAACTCGCCTGA
- a CDS encoding LysR family transcriptional regulator yields the protein MDQLDCMRSFIAVVESGSFTAAADRLGVSKKRVSAHVSALEARLHVRLLSRTTRSVSVSDAGLSYYQGCQGILASLDDLENGLSEDNGRLTGTLRLALPVDYGRLAVLPSIAAFGWLHPDLSLDLHFSDRFVDLVAEGFDLAVRVGTLTDSTLISRAVSSTSVWVVAAPALVETHGAPEHPDDLARYPILQDANFPTESVWHFRHAGTELRFSPRARLRANSATAVRDLAVTGYGVARVPSVIVERDVAAGRLVRLLGDFELPGADIHVVYPSREHQPAKVRALIDHLRETLPGPERRGR from the coding sequence ATGGATCAACTGGACTGCATGCGGTCGTTCATTGCGGTGGTGGAATCGGGTTCCTTTACTGCGGCTGCTGACCGCCTGGGTGTCTCCAAAAAACGGGTCAGTGCCCACGTCAGTGCGCTTGAAGCGCGCTTGCACGTGCGTTTGCTGAGCCGCACAACGCGCAGTGTCAGTGTCAGCGATGCAGGCTTGTCATATTATCAAGGGTGTCAGGGGATCCTCGCGTCGCTCGACGACCTCGAGAACGGGCTCAGCGAAGACAACGGCCGACTGACGGGCACGCTGCGCCTCGCGCTGCCCGTGGACTACGGCCGGTTGGCCGTGTTGCCGTCGATCGCCGCCTTCGGTTGGTTGCACCCGGACTTGTCCCTGGACCTGCATTTCAGTGACCGTTTCGTGGACCTGGTCGCCGAGGGCTTCGACCTCGCCGTGCGCGTGGGCACGCTGACGGACTCGACACTGATCTCGCGCGCGGTGTCCAGCACCTCGGTGTGGGTGGTCGCCGCACCGGCGCTGGTCGAGACCCACGGTGCACCCGAACACCCCGATGATCTCGCCCGCTACCCGATCCTGCAGGACGCCAACTTCCCGACCGAATCCGTGTGGCACTTTCGGCACGCGGGGACTGAGCTGCGGTTTTCGCCACGGGCACGGCTGCGTGCCAACAGCGCCACGGCGGTTCGGGACCTCGCTGTGACGGGCTACGGCGTGGCGCGGGTGCCGAGCGTCATCGTCGAGCGCGACGTCGCGGCCGGGCGTCTGGTGCGACTCCTCGGCGACTTCGAGTTGCCCGGTGCTGATATTCACGTGGTCTACCCAAGCCGGGAACACCAGCCCGCCAAGGTCCGTGCGCTGATCGATCATCTGCGCGAGACACTGCCGGGCCCGGAGCGCCGCGGCCGCTGA
- the ygiD gene encoding 4,5-DOPA dioxygenase extradiol: protein MSLSAQLDTLRDGLARTDRMPLVFLGHGSPMNAIEDTPYAQGWTALGQTLPRPQAILVVSAHWMTEGSTLVDVSAVPRTIHDFHGFPDALYAQQYPASGDPELAADVIALLSSHHAQGDDTWGLDHGAWSVLTWLYPDADVPVFQLSIDMAQPLDWHIDIGRHLASLRDRGVLLLGSGNLVHNLGALTRDGHTHAWASEFDAIVAQKLSDRDVAALADRRALGTLLQQAHPTVDHYLPALTVAGATDARDTLTFMNTGIEHGSISMRSFLFH from the coding sequence ATGAGCTTGTCAGCCCAACTGGACACACTGCGCGACGGTCTGGCGCGCACCGACCGCATGCCACTGGTCTTCCTCGGCCACGGCAGCCCGATGAACGCCATCGAGGACACACCCTACGCGCAGGGCTGGACCGCACTCGGCCAAACACTGCCGCGGCCGCAGGCCATCCTGGTGGTCTCGGCCCACTGGATGACCGAGGGCAGCACCTTGGTCGATGTCTCGGCCGTGCCCCGCACCATCCACGATTTCCACGGCTTCCCGGATGCCCTGTACGCGCAGCAGTACCCTGCCTCCGGTGACCCCGAGCTCGCCGCCGACGTGATAGCGCTGCTCTCGAGTCACCACGCCCAGGGCGATGACACCTGGGGCCTCGACCACGGTGCCTGGTCGGTCCTGACCTGGCTGTACCCGGACGCCGACGTGCCGGTGTTCCAGCTCTCGATCGACATGGCGCAGCCGCTGGACTGGCACATCGACATCGGCCGCCACCTCGCCTCGCTGCGCGACCGCGGTGTGCTGCTGCTCGGCAGCGGCAACCTGGTGCACAACCTCGGCGCGCTGACACGAGACGGCCACACCCACGCCTGGGCGAGCGAATTCGACGCGATAGTTGCGCAGAAACTGAGCGACCGTGATGTCGCCGCTCTGGCAGACCGTCGCGCGCTGGGCACGCTGTTGCAGCAGGCGCACCCGACGGTTGACCACTACCTGCCGGCACTGACGGTCGCGGGCGCCACAGACGCGCGAGACACCCTGACGTTCATGAACACCGGCATCGAACACGGCAGCATCTCGATGCGCAGCTTTCTCTTTCACTGA
- a CDS encoding flavin-dependent oxidoreductase has translation MADTPIPDTAPTHPVLIAGGGIGGLTLALTLHQIGVPCRVLESVRDLKPVGVGINLQPNAVRELLELGITRAQLDEVGLPVREWALVGLNGRDIYAEPRGEDAGYRWPQYAVHRGAFHMLLYRTVCERLGVDAVQLNQRVVHYANHVTGVDVVTQDGRGDSQHHTGCLLVGADGIHSRVRAQMHPDQPPIHWGGAILWRGTSRTRALRTGASFIGLGTHQQRMIIYPISHPDADGNALINWIAEITVDAEQGWQADSWFQPAEVSDFVEHFDAYRYPWLDVPALLAGADCAYQNAMIDRDPVPTWVDGRVALMGDAAHAMYPTGSNGASQAIVDARVLGAACLEHGAQSAALRSYNASLCEPISALVLRNRSAGPFGLLNLVDARCGGVFEDIDTVVPQAERNAFMAQYKASAGFAMDALNAAPSTLPACP, from the coding sequence ATGGCCGACACCCCGATCCCGGACACCGCCCCGACCCACCCGGTGCTCATCGCTGGCGGCGGGATCGGCGGTTTGACCCTGGCACTCACGCTGCATCAGATCGGTGTACCGTGTCGCGTGCTCGAGTCGGTTCGGGATCTGAAACCCGTGGGCGTGGGTATCAACCTGCAACCCAATGCGGTGCGCGAGCTGCTCGAGCTCGGGATCACGCGAGCACAACTTGACGAGGTCGGGCTGCCCGTTCGCGAATGGGCTCTGGTCGGGTTGAACGGACGGGACATCTACGCCGAGCCACGCGGCGAGGACGCCGGCTACCGCTGGCCGCAGTACGCCGTACACCGAGGGGCTTTCCACATGCTGCTCTATCGCACGGTGTGCGAGCGGCTCGGCGTCGACGCGGTGCAGTTGAACCAGCGCGTCGTGCATTATGCCAACCACGTCACCGGCGTCGACGTCGTGACGCAGGACGGGCGCGGCGACAGCCAGCACCACACCGGCTGCCTGCTGGTCGGTGCCGACGGTATCCACTCCCGCGTGCGCGCGCAGATGCACCCGGACCAACCGCCGATCCACTGGGGTGGCGCCATTCTCTGGCGCGGCACCAGCCGCACGCGGGCGCTGCGCACCGGTGCGTCGTTCATCGGTTTGGGCACACACCAACAGCGCATGATCATCTACCCGATCTCGCACCCCGACGCCGACGGCAACGCGTTGATCAACTGGATCGCGGAGATCACCGTGGACGCGGAGCAGGGCTGGCAGGCCGACAGCTGGTTCCAGCCGGCCGAGGTATCGGATTTCGTCGAGCACTTCGACGCCTACCGCTACCCCTGGCTGGATGTGCCGGCGCTGCTCGCCGGTGCCGACTGTGCGTACCAGAACGCGATGATCGACCGCGATCCAGTGCCGACCTGGGTGGACGGCCGGGTGGCGTTGATGGGCGACGCCGCGCACGCGATGTACCCGACCGGATCGAACGGCGCGAGCCAGGCCATCGTCGACGCGCGCGTGCTCGGCGCCGCCTGCCTCGAGCACGGCGCACAGTCCGCAGCGCTCCGTTCCTACAATGCGTCGCTGTGCGAACCGATCTCGGCGCTCGTGCTGCGCAACCGCAGCGCCGGGCCCTTCGGTTTGCTCAACCTGGTCGACGCGCGCTGCGGTGGCGTGTTCGAGGACATTGACACGGTGGTTCCCCAGGCGGAGCGCAATGCCTTCATGGCGCAGTACAAGGCCAGCGCCGGCTTTGCCATGGACGCGCTGAACGCCGCGCCCAGCACGCTGCCTGCGTGCCCCTGA
- a CDS encoding MarR family transcriptional regulator — MDTPTLKELPCFAVYSATKRVMALYRPLLNELDITYPQFVVLMALWESDTRSMSELSTHTTLGNSTLSPLVRLLEHKGLVAQTMPASDERLKLVSLTLRGKRLARKARRITDTAFTASGLSARDAKTLIRICGSLPAA, encoded by the coding sequence GTGGACACGCCCACTCTCAAGGAACTGCCCTGCTTTGCCGTGTACAGCGCGACGAAGCGCGTGATGGCACTCTACCGCCCGCTCCTGAACGAATTGGACATAACCTACCCGCAGTTCGTGGTGTTGATGGCCCTGTGGGAATCCGACACCCGCTCCATGAGCGAGCTGTCCACGCACACCACGCTGGGCAATTCCACCCTGTCGCCACTGGTTCGGCTGCTGGAACACAAGGGCCTGGTGGCCCAGACCATGCCGGCATCGGACGAGCGTCTGAAGCTGGTGTCGCTGACCCTACGCGGCAAGCGCCTGGCGAGAAAGGCACGCCGCATCACCGACACCGCGTTTACCGCGTCCGGCTTGTCAGCGCGCGACGCAAAGACGCTGATCCGCATTTGCGGCTCGCTGCCCGCGGCCTGA
- a CDS encoding aminotransferase class IV has protein sequence MADFSDGAAFVYGELVPIAEAKISLLDWGFLHSDATYDVVHVWEGRFFRLDDHLDRFHDGMAALRMVAPYPRERIRSVLADCVAVSGLRNAYVEMITTRGQPRPGSRDPRSCVNQFFAFAIPFVRIAEPNHGLHLLISDRQRIPPQSVDPTVKNYHWLDLVMGQFDAFDRGAETVAVVDENGNVTEGPGFNVFAVSAGTLTTPASGVLRGVTRRTAIEIAAALGHPLVEAPLSPAQVHAADEVFATSTAGGIMPITRVDRHAVGNGAIGPITRALQARYWSLHGEPAYTTAVDYAARSAS, from the coding sequence ATGGCTGATTTCAGCGACGGTGCCGCGTTTGTCTACGGTGAGTTGGTGCCGATCGCGGAAGCAAAAATCTCGCTGCTCGACTGGGGCTTCCTGCATTCGGACGCCACCTACGATGTGGTGCACGTGTGGGAAGGGCGCTTCTTCCGCCTCGACGATCACCTCGACCGCTTTCACGACGGTATGGCGGCCCTGCGGATGGTGGCGCCGTACCCTCGGGAACGGATCCGGTCCGTGCTGGCGGACTGCGTTGCTGTCAGCGGCTTGCGCAACGCCTATGTCGAGATGATCACCACGCGCGGGCAACCACGGCCGGGCTCGCGAGACCCGCGCAGCTGCGTGAATCAGTTCTTCGCTTTTGCCATTCCGTTTGTCCGGATAGCGGAACCGAACCACGGACTGCACCTCTTGATCAGCGATCGGCAGCGTATCCCACCTCAATCCGTCGACCCGACGGTCAAGAACTACCACTGGTTGGATCTGGTCATGGGCCAGTTCGACGCCTTTGATCGCGGTGCCGAAACCGTCGCCGTCGTCGACGAAAACGGCAACGTCACCGAGGGCCCGGGCTTCAACGTGTTTGCGGTCAGCGCCGGCACGCTGACCACGCCGGCCTCCGGAGTGCTGCGCGGTGTGACCCGGCGCACTGCGATCGAGATTGCGGCGGCGCTCGGTCACCCGCTGGTCGAAGCGCCGTTGAGCCCGGCACAGGTGCACGCGGCAGACGAAGTGTTCGCCACCAGCACCGCCGGCGGCATCATGCCGATCACCCGCGTCGACAGGCACGCCGTTGGCAACGGCGCGATCGGGCCGATCACGCGCGCACTGCAGGCGCGCTATTGGTCACTGCACGGTGAGCCGGCGTACACCACCGCGGTCGACTACGCGGCGCGCAGCGCATCCTGA
- a CDS encoding lipocalin family protein — translation MQRLIAGLSLLLLAGCGSLPAGMAPVERFDLERYSGTWYEVIRLENRFERGLSRVTAQYTVQSDGSVRVLNRGYADADSVWKEASGKAKFAGASTEGRLKVSFFGPFYAPYIVFDLDAVDYQYAFVSGGERTLWLLARTPTVDDALIERFLAAAARFGYALDELVYVEHGPL, via the coding sequence ATTCAACGGCTGATTGCCGGATTGAGCCTGTTGCTGCTCGCAGGCTGCGGAAGTCTGCCCGCAGGCATGGCACCGGTAGAGCGCTTTGACCTCGAACGTTACTCGGGTACCTGGTACGAGGTGATTCGCCTGGAAAACCGGTTCGAGCGGGGCCTCTCGCGTGTGACGGCTCAATACACGGTGCAGTCGGACGGCAGCGTGCGGGTGCTGAACCGTGGCTATGCCGATGCCGACAGCGTGTGGAAAGAGGCCAGTGGCAAAGCCAAGTTCGCCGGCGCGAGCACGGAGGGGCGGCTCAAGGTGTCCTTCTTCGGGCCCTTTTACGCCCCCTACATCGTCTTTGACCTCGACGCCGTCGACTACCAATACGCCTTTGTCAGCGGCGGTGAGCGCACGCTCTGGTTGTTGGCGCGCACACCGACAGTGGACGACGCGCTGATCGAGCGGTTTCTCGCTGCGGCGGCGCGTTTCGGCTACGCCCTGGACGAGCTGGTCTACGTTGAGCACGGGCCATTGTGA